The Ectothiorhodospiraceae bacterium BW-2 nucleotide sequence CAAATAGCTCTTTAATTTTTTGAAACGAATTGATCCCGCCGGCGGGAATGAGCGGAATCGGATCGATTTTGAGTGCCTCAAAGACTCGGGCGATCTCCTCTAAAATACGCGGAAAGTCGAAGCGAGGGTTATTGACATCCTCCGGTTTCGGGGCACCGAGGTGGCCGCCGGCGTAACGAGGGTGTTCGAGGATAATGGCATCTGGCAGGGTATCTTTACGCATCCACCGTTTTAGCACGGCTCTAACGCCGCGCTCTTCAGAGAGGATAGGAAACAGCGATACCTTATCGGTGTACTCTCTCATAATGTCGGGGAGATCAAACGGCAGACCGGCACCCATAATGATGGCATTGGCACCTGTGGCGCAGGCTTGGCGAACCAGATCGGCGTAGCGATCCACCGCCTTCATTACATTCACTGCGATAAAGCCGTGACTGCCCGCTAGTGCTCTGGCTGAGCGAATTTCGCGCTCTAGCGCCTCCATATTGGCCTCATCAATAACATCGCGGCTCTTAGTGCGATGAGTTCGCGCCATTAAATCGGCATGGTGAACCCGCAGATCGATGCTGGCGATGGTACCGATAGCCCCCTCTCTGGCGACTGTACCGGCAAGTCGGTGTGCCGAGATGCCAACGCCCATCCCTCCCTGTATTAGCGGCAGCAGCTTTTGTCCACGAATATCCAAAAGTGGCAGGGAAGTTTCAATCATCTTCTTTAATGTCCCGGTATCTGGTTAGGTTACTGTGGAAAACGGTGTATGATACCCTAATTTGGGGATTGAGGGGGGAGAGTTTAACTCCCCCCGTGAAAATAGTTTAGCAAATTAGTAAAGTACTGGAACCGTGACCGATAAAACTCCCGCCTCGACCTACGCCTATGAGCTGCATGGTAGCTGCTATCTCAACATTACCAGCGAGTGCACGCTTCGTTGCCGTTTCTGCCCTAAATATCACCACACTTGGCAGGTGCAGCAGTACGATTTAGCCCTCAAACAGGAGCCTGAGCTAGCGCAAGTGCTGCAGGCGGTGGGGGATGCTAGTCGTTATCGGGAGATAGTCTTTTGTGGCTTAGGGGAGCCGACCCAGCGGCTGTCGCTACTGCTGCAGGTAGCGACAGAGCTAAAGTTGCGCTACGGCTCGACGATTCGGGTCAATACTGACGGCTTGGCGAATCTGCTCTACCATCGGGATGTCACAGCTCAAATGGCCGCTGTGGTCGATGCGGTATCGATATCGCTTAATGGTCAAAATAGCACCGTTTATGAGCGCCATACCCGCCCTAAGCGGGAGGGCACCTATCCGGCGATGCTCGACTTTGCCCGTGCCGCCAAAGCGGCAGGGATGGCGGTGACGCTAACCGCCATCGACGGTCTGGAGGGGCTTGATATCGAAGCGTGCCGTAAAATTGCCGAGGAGGAGATTGGGGTCAGTTTTCGGCGGCGGGTGCTGGATGAGGTTGGGTAGAACAACTGGGGAGCAATTAACAGCGAATCGGCTATAATGGGCCGATAACGGGAGTTTTTTTCGAGCGCAAGCTGGAGCAGTAGGTTATAACGCATGCAGCAACTGAGTATCATGGCAACTGACATAGAGATGATTCGCCTGATGGCGGAGAGTGACGGAGACGGAGACGGAGAGTATGACGACGGCTTTGTGGTCGAGGCGATCCGACCGAAGCTAAAAAAGCCGCCGCTCTATCGGGTGGTATTATTGAACGATGACTATACTCCGATGGAGTTTGTCGTCCATGTACTACAGGTGTTTTTTAACAAAAACCGCGAAGAGGCAACTCAGATTATGTGGAAAGTTCACACTGAAGGGAGAGGCGTTTGTGGTCTTTTTACCTACGATATAGCGGAGACTAAGGTCAGTCAGGTCAATAATTATGCTAGAAAACATGAGCATCCATTATTATCGATGCTGGAGGCGGAGTAGAGATGAGACTAAAGCGGAACGCAATAGCGGTTCTATTGTGGTTGGGATTAAGTATTGTTTCAGCGGTCCTTAAAGCGGAGATCAGTGACCTTTACGCCCAGCTCCATTTAGGCAGCGCGACTAGCCGTGGGTTAAGCGATGCGATTGGGGGGGTAGAGGATCAGAGCATGGGTTATCGAGTCGCAGCCGGATTGATGCTAAGTCGTTACCTTGGTGTTGAGGCGGGTTTT carries:
- a CDS encoding nitronate monooxygenase, which gives rise to MIETSLPLLDIRGQKLLPLIQGGMGVGISAHRLAGTVAREGAIGTIASIDLRVHHADLMARTHRTKSRDVIDEANMEALEREIRSARALAGSHGFIAVNVMKAVDRYADLVRQACATGANAIIMGAGLPFDLPDIMREYTDKVSLFPILSEERGVRAVLKRWMRKDTLPDAIILEHPRYAGGHLGAPKPEDVNNPRFDFPRILEEIARVFEALKIDPIPLIPAGGINSFQKIKELFGMGASGVQIGTPFAVTQEGDAHINFKQILLNAKPEDIVTFMSTAGLPARAVLTPWLKKYLERESKVRARANPDKSKCAVWFECLSHCGLKDGNGDAGQFCIDTQLQHAVLGNIDKGLFFRGSEPLPFGNQIYSVHDTLQYLLNGKFPNGYQPSLSLEA
- a CDS encoding radical SAM protein, with protein sequence MTDKTPASTYAYELHGSCYLNITSECTLRCRFCPKYHHTWQVQQYDLALKQEPELAQVLQAVGDASRYREIVFCGLGEPTQRLSLLLQVATELKLRYGSTIRVNTDGLANLLYHRDVTAQMAAVVDAVSISLNGQNSTVYERHTRPKREGTYPAMLDFARAAKAAGMAVTLTAIDGLEGLDIEACRKIAEEEIGVSFRRRVLDEVG
- the clpS gene encoding ATP-dependent Clp protease adapter ClpS; this encodes MAESDGDGDGEYDDGFVVEAIRPKLKKPPLYRVVLLNDDYTPMEFVVHVLQVFFNKNREEATQIMWKVHTEGRGVCGLFTYDIAETKVSQVNNYARKHEHPLLSMLEAE